From the genome of Muricauda sp. SCSIO 64092, one region includes:
- a CDS encoding Na(+)-translocating NADH-quinone reductase subunit C, whose translation MAMNTEKNSYTVIFSIVMVMVVGSVLAFLASALRPRIDENERFEKQQNILYAMGINENTPDSGVNFIPTDVVEGEFGKYIKEQYVLVNGEMVADDQAFLVDMKKQLSNLKDGGEARLPIFIGEKEGKKSYILPMHGKGLWDAIWGFMAVDEHMVIQGVYFDHKAETAGLGANIKMRFFMDDFQGESLLNGGSYEGVVVSKTNNDPLNQDKEDNTVDAIAGATITGNGVSAMIKETLKVYRPYLDNIRTN comes from the coding sequence ATGGCAATGAACACTGAGAAAAATTCGTATACTGTCATTTTTTCCATTGTTATGGTGATGGTCGTTGGTTCCGTACTGGCTTTTTTGGCTTCGGCTTTAAGACCAAGAATTGATGAGAACGAACGCTTCGAAAAGCAACAGAACATCCTTTATGCCATGGGAATCAATGAAAATACACCGGATAGTGGGGTGAATTTTATTCCAACGGACGTTGTGGAAGGGGAGTTTGGCAAATATATTAAGGAACAATATGTTTTGGTCAATGGCGAAATGGTTGCAGATGACCAGGCTTTTCTAGTAGATATGAAAAAACAATTGAGCAACCTTAAAGATGGTGGGGAAGCTAGATTGCCCATATTTATTGGGGAAAAGGAAGGGAAAAAGTCATATATCCTGCCGATGCATGGAAAAGGCCTTTGGGACGCGATTTGGGGTTTTATGGCCGTAGATGAGCATATGGTAATCCAAGGGGTCTATTTTGATCATAAGGCCGAAACTGCCGGACTTGGGGCAAATATCAAAATGCGCTTTTTTATGGATGACTTTCAAGGGGAATCCTTATTGAACGGAGGTAGCTACGAAGGCGTAGTGGTATCGAAAACAAATAACGATCCCCTAAACCAGGATAAAGAAGACAACACAGTGGACGCAATTGCCGGAGCTACGATAACGGGAAATGGGGTTTCTGCTATGATTAAAGAAACGTTAAAGGTCTACAGGCCATATTTGGATAATATTAGAACGAATTAA
- a CDS encoding NADH:ubiquinone reductase (Na(+)-transporting) subunit B produces the protein MGLKEKMHEIKLKYQGKKMAPAFNAIHTFLYTPNETTHSGGHVRAVDDLKRTMNTVILALVPCLLFGIFNTGYQHYSAINGFPENFSIWEHFITWDNFVLGAITVLPLVIVSYGVGLLIEFIFAVIKGHEVEEGYLVTGMLVPLIVPVDTPLWMLAVAVAFGVVIGKEVFGGTGMNILNPALTIRAFLFFAYPTWMSGDKVWVHGAVERAGTADAISGETILGYLAQGNTQEMYAKYDLSEMFFGFIPGSVGETSAFLILLGGLFLIFTKIASWRIMVSAVVGSLAMGWIFNLIVDFGWIPEYSKFYGLMSFEFWKHLIVGGLAFGIVYMATDPVTGSQTNKGKWIYGFLIGFLSVMIRVFNPGYPEGVFLAILLMNVFAPTIDHYVVRGNVNKRLKRLKNATILPDTVDGAAAELKAETV, from the coding sequence ATGGGATTGAAAGAAAAAATGCATGAAATCAAGCTGAAGTATCAAGGCAAAAAAATGGCTCCGGCCTTCAATGCCATACATACGTTTTTGTACACCCCAAACGAAACTACCCATTCCGGTGGTCATGTTAGGGCTGTAGATGACTTGAAACGGACCATGAACACCGTTATTTTGGCTTTGGTCCCTTGTTTGTTATTTGGAATCTTTAACACAGGGTACCAACATTATTCGGCCATCAATGGCTTTCCTGAAAACTTTTCCATATGGGAACATTTTATTACTTGGGACAACTTCGTCCTAGGGGCAATAACGGTATTGCCTTTGGTCATCGTTTCCTATGGCGTTGGTTTGTTGATCGAATTTATTTTTGCCGTTATTAAAGGCCATGAGGTAGAGGAAGGCTATTTGGTTACCGGAATGTTGGTTCCGTTGATTGTTCCTGTGGATACCCCACTTTGGATGTTGGCGGTAGCCGTAGCATTTGGCGTGGTGATAGGAAAGGAAGTTTTTGGTGGTACCGGGATGAACATTTTGAATCCGGCACTCACCATCAGGGCTTTTTTGTTTTTTGCCTATCCTACCTGGATGAGTGGCGATAAGGTGTGGGTACATGGTGCGGTAGAAAGGGCAGGTACGGCCGATGCCATTTCCGGGGAAACCATTTTGGGGTATTTGGCCCAGGGCAATACCCAAGAGATGTATGCCAAATACGATTTGTCCGAAATGTTTTTTGGGTTTATACCAGGATCTGTTGGGGAGACTTCGGCCTTTTTGATTTTGCTGGGGGGACTGTTCCTCATCTTTACCAAAATTGCCAGTTGGCGAATAATGGTAAGTGCCGTTGTGGGTTCATTGGCCATGGGGTGGATATTCAATTTGATCGTGGACTTCGGATGGATTCCTGAATACAGCAAATTCTACGGTCTAATGAGCTTTGAATTTTGGAAACACCTTATTGTTGGTGGACTTGCCTTTGGTATTGTCTACATGGCCACAGATCCGGTCACAGGCTCCCAAACCAATAAGGGAAAATGGATATATGGATTCTTGATTGGATTTTTGTCGGTCATGATCCGGGTGTTCAACCCAGGATATCCAGAAGGGGTTTTCCTTGCTATACTGTTGATGAACGTATTTGCCCCAACAATAGACCATTATGTGGTTAGGGGCAATGTCAATAAACGATTGAAGCGGCTTAAAAATGCTACTATCCTACCGGACACGGTAGATGGGGCCGCTGCGGAACTTAAAGCTGAAACTGTTTAA